The following nucleotide sequence is from Nitratidesulfovibrio termitidis HI1.
CTTCATGAACCTGTCGTAGTACCACGAGCGGCGCGGCACCCAATGGCCTGCCTTGGCGGTGTGGCTGCCCTCGCCCCCGCGCACCTGCGCGCGCACGGTTGCCAGCACGCTTTCGCGCAGTTCTTCGGTGCAGATTTCGTCCTGGTCCAGGCTGAACACCCATTCGGTGTCGATGAGCGAGAGCGCGTGGCGGAACTGCGGGCCGGGGCCTTCCCACTTGCGCTGGACGACCTCTGCCCCGGCGGCGCGGGCCATGTCCACGGTGCGGTCGGTGCTGAAGGAATCGACCACCAGGACCTTGTCGCAGAAGGACAGCGAGGCGAGGCACCTGTCGAGCAGGCGTTCGCCGTTGTAGGTGAGCACAAGGCCGGTGATGGCGGGGCGCATGCAGTCCTGCCGGTGGCGGCGGGGTTGAGGTTGGGGGAGGAAGGGGAAAGGCCAAAAAGACGGAGAAGTTAAACTCGGGGGTGCAGGGGGCAAAGCCCCCTGCCCGCCGGAGGCTGACAAAAACAGCTGACCGTCAGCGTTACCCCTTGCCGGTGACGATGTCGCGCACGGCCTCGATCACGTCGTCCACGTCCTGTTCGCTCAGCTTGGGCGAGAGCGGCAGCGAGATGGTTTCGCGTCCGTAGGTCACGGCGTTGGGGTAGTCGTCCGGGTTCCAGCCGTAGTTCTTCTGGTAGTAGGGGTGTTCCGGAATGGCCAGGTAGTGCACCCCCACGCCGATCTTGCGGGCGGTCATCATGGGCAGCATGGCATCGCGCGAGACACCGCAGCGCGCCTCGTTCACCCGGATGGCGAACAGGTGGTAGGCGTGGCGGGTGTCCGGTTCGGGCGCGGCGGGCAGGCCCACGGGCAGGTCGGCGAAGGCCTGCATGTAGCGTTGCCACACGGCTTCGCGGCGCTTCCAGTAGGCTTCCACCCGCTTCAGCTGGTGAATGCCGAGCGCGGCCTGCATGTCCATCATGTTGTACTTGAAGCCGTGATCGACCACGTAATAGTGCTTGTAGCCCGCATCGGAGAAGCGGGCCCAGGCGTCGGCGCTCATGCCGTGCAGGCCCATGATCTTCATGCGGTCGATCCTGGCCTTGTCGCGCGAGAGGATCATGCCGCCTTCGCCGGTGACCACGTTCTTGGTGGCGTAGAAGCTGAAGCAGCCGATGTCGCCGATGTCGCCCGCCTGCCTGCCCTTGTAGGTGGTTTCGATGGCGTGGGCGCAGTCTTCGATGACCGCCAGGTTGTGCCGCCGCGCGATGTCCATGATGGGGTCCATGTCGCAGGCGCGCCCGGCAAAGTGCACCACCAGCAGGGCCTTGGTGCGCGGGGTGATGCGGCGTTCGATGTCGGCGGGGTCGATGTTCTGGGTCACCGGGTCCACGTCGGCCAGCACCGGGGTGGCGCCGGAGTGAATGATGGCGTTCACCGAGGCGCAGAAGGTCATGGCCGTGGTGATCACCTCGTCGCCCCGCGCAAGGTCGAGGGCAAGGCAGGAAAGCTGGAGCGCGGCCGTGCACGAGTTGACGGCGGCGGCATACGGCATGCCCTTGTAGGCGGCGAAATCCTTTTCGAACTGGTGCACTTTGGGGCCGGTGCCAATCCACGCCCGCTTCATGCTGTCGAGCACTTCGTCCATTTCCGCCTGTTCGATGAGCGGCTGGCCGAAGACAAGGAAGGTATCGCGCATGGGTATTCTTTCTCCGGGGCCGGGCGGCGTGGCGCTGTGCCGAACGCGCGCGCGACCTGCTGTGCGTGGGGCGCGCAGTGCGCGCCGGGGGGACGAAACCCCGTCCCGTGGGGCCTCGCGGCGGCGGGGCAGCCGGAGGACTTTGCGTGTGGCGGTGCCGTATGCACCCCGCCCGCGCGGCTGCCGCTGGGGAACATACCCCAAACCGCAGCCCGCGAAAAAGGGGGTCTTGCGACCCCCCTTTCATTTCATGATGCATGCACGGTCTGCAGCATGCCGGTAGCGGTGCGGTTGCATCCGTGCGGCATGGCGGCGTTCCGTCCTGCGGCTAGGCTTCTTCCGCGCCCAGCTGCATGCGGACGAAGCGGCCGATGGTGACGTTTTCGCCCAGGGTGGCGATGACGTCGTTCAGCAGGTCGCGGATGGTCATCTTGTCGTCGCGGATGTACGGCTGTTCCAGGAGGCAGATCTCCTTGTAGAACTTCTTGATGCCGCCTTCAACGATCTTCTCGATGATGTTCTCGGGCTTGCCTTCTTCACGGGCCTTCTGGCGGTAAACCTCGCGCTCGCGCTCGATGATGGCGGGGTCCACGGACTCGGCGTCCACGGCGGCGGGGTTGTTGGCCGCGATCTGCATGGCCACGTTCTTGGCGAATTCCTGGAACTTTTCGTTACGGGCCACGAAATCGGTTTCGCACTTCACTTCCACGAGAACGGCGATCTTGCCGGTGGAGTGAATGTAATTGCCGATGACGCCTTCGGAGGTGGCGCGGCCAGCCTTCTTGGCGGCCTTGGAAAGGCCCTTCTGGCGCAGCCAGTCGACGGCTTTTTCGAGGTTGCCGTCGTTTTCTTCCAGGGCCTTCTTGCAGTCCATCATGCCGGCGCCGGTCTTTTCGCGCAGTTCCTTAACCATCTGGGCGGTAATTGCCATTGTGCGGTCTCCCTGAGATGTCGTGGAGGTCTGGTTACTCGGCGGCGGCTTCGGCGGCGGGGGCGTCAGCGACGGCTTCAGGCGCGGCTTCGGCCTTGGGGGCGGCGGCCTTCTTCAGTTCTTCCTCGGCGTCCTTGCCCTTGCGTTCCTTGCGCATGGCGTCGCCTTCCATGCAGGCGTCGGCGATGGCGGCCACAAAGAGCTTGATGGCGCGGATGGCGTCATCGTTGCCGGGAATGACGAAGTCGATCAGGTCGGGATCGCAGTTGGTATCGGTGACCGCCACGATGGGGATGCCGAGCTTGCGGCATTCCTTTACGGCGATGTCTTCGCGGTGCGGGTCCACGATGAAGGCGAGCTGGGGCAGACGGTCCATTTCCTTGATACCGCCAAGGGTGGCCAGCAGCTTGTCCATCTCGCGCTGCATGCGCAGGATTTCCTTCTTCTGGTACTTGTTGACGGTGCCGTCGGCGAACATGGCCTCAAGCTTCTTCAGGCGGTCGATGCTCTTCTGGATGGTGGTGAAGTTGGTCAGCGTGCCGCCCATCCAGCGGTTGGTCACGTAGAACTGGCTGGCGCGGCCGGCTTCCACGGCCACGGCTTCCTGAGCCTGGCGCTTGGTGCCGATGAACACGACCTTGCCGCCGTTGACCACGGTGTCCACAACCTTGTCGTGGGCGGTGCGGAACAGCTTAACGGTCTGCTGCAGGTCGATGATATGGATGCCGTTGCGGGCGCCGAAGATGAAGGGGCGCATCTTGGGGTTCCAGCGGCGGGTCTGGTGACCGAAGTGCACGCCGGTTTCCAGCATCTGCTTCATGGAAACATAAGCCATTTCAGAACTCCTTGCGGGTTTTTTCTTCCACACCGGCCATGGCCCTTCAACCCGCGCCGCTCAAGGCGTGGCGGGCACCCCGGGCCGAAACCGGAGTGTGCTTGGTGTAAAAGGCAGGACTGCATACGCCAGATTGTGGCGGATGGCAAGTGTTGGTGGGAGGGGATGACGAAAATCCGCGCGCGAGACGCTTGGGCGGACATGCCCCGGCACATTCCTGCGCCGTCCAAAATCGGCGAGGCGGGCGGCCCCGCCTACTGCAACGGCACCTCGGCATGCTCGTCCCCATCCGGGGCGGCCAGCACGGGGTTGATCAAAAGGCCCACCTGCTCGATTTCCACGCGCACCTCGTCGCCGGGCGCGATGGGACCAATGCCGACCGGGGTGCCGGTAAGGATGAGGTCGCCGGGCAGCAGGGTCATTACGCGTGAAATGGCGCTGACCATCTCGTTGGGGGTGAACAGCATGTCGGCGGTGTTGCCCTGCTGGCGCACCTCGCCGTTGACCAGGGTGCGCACGGCCAGGTTGGCGGTGTCGGACAGGTCGGTTTCTATCCACGGCCCCACGGGGCAGAAGGTGTCGTAGCCCTTGCAGCGGCCGAACAGGCCGTCGCGGCGTTGCAGGTCGCGGGCGGTGACGTCGTTGGCGCAGGTATAGCCGAAGATGTTCGCGGGCACGGCATCCGGAGAAATATTGCGGCATTGCCGCCCCACCACAAGCGCCAGTTCGCCCTCGTAGTCCACCCGTCCCACGCCTTGCGGCACCAGGATGGGCTGGCCGCTGCCGATGACGGCGGTGGGCGCCTTCAGGAAGAACACCGGCTCGTCCGGCACGGGAAAGCCGATTTCCGCCGCGTGGTCGCGGTAGTTCATGCCCGCGCAGATGATCTTGGAGGGGGCCACCACCGGCAGGATGGACAGTTCCGCCAGCGGGATGGGGTCTTTCAGCCCCAGTTGGTGGTTCAGGCACACCACCCCGTCGTCCTGCAACGCGCCAAAGAACACGCTGCCCTTGTATTGCACCCGTACCACGCGCATGTCGCCGCTCCGCTCCGGCGGGCAGTTGCCCGCCGCGTTGCATCGTCAGTACCCGAAATTGGGCGCCGTCAGGACCGGAAAGGGCCGGAAAGGAACCGCCGCTCCCCCTTAGGAACGGTGCGGAAAGCCCGCGTCGCCAATTCCGTCCATACCGTCAACACCGCCAATTTCGCCAGCACCGGCAGGCGGGGACGGTCAGATGGTGGTGACCACGGGCACCACGATGGGGTCGCGCTCCAGCACCTTGCGGAAGAACCGCCGCAGCGACGAACGGATGCGATCCTGCAGCCGTTCCGTTTCGCCGGGGGGGATGTTCTCGAAGATGTCCAGCACGATGCACTTGGCGTCTTCGAGCACGTGATTGTAATGCTGTTCGAACACGAAGCCCTTGGACAGCATTTCCGGGCCGTGCAGCACTTCCCAACCCATTTCGTCCACCACCAGCACCACGATGACCATGCCCTCGCCACCCAGGATGTGCCGTTCCTTGAGCACCGAATGGCCCACGTCGCCCACGCCCTTGCCATCCACAAGGATGAATTCCACCGGCACGTGCTCTTCAAAGCGCACGCTGTCCGGAGTGAGGGTGATGGGGTCGCCGTTTTCAAGGATGATGGTGCGTTCCTGCGCCACGCCGCATTCCTGCGCCAGGCGACAGTGCTTGACCAGGTGGCGGTATTCGCCGTGCACCGGCACGAAGTAGCGGGGGCGCACGGTCTCGATCATGGCGCGCAGTTCGTCGCGGTGGGCATGGCCCGAAGCGTGGATGGAGCGCACCTTGTCGTAATAGACTTCCGCGCCCAGCCGGTACAATTGGTTGATGAGCTTGGTGATGGCCCGCGCGTTGCCGGGGATGAAGCGCGAGGACATGACCACCGTGTCGCCCCGGTGGATGGAAAGCTGTTTGTGCTCGCCCATGATGATGCGCGAAAGGGCCGACAGCGGCTCGCCCTGCGAACCGGTGACCAGCAGCACCAGGTCGCGGTCGGCCATGGGGGGCATGGTCACGGCGTCCAGGATCATGCCAGCCTCTGCCCGCAGAAAGCCCAGGTTGCGCGCTATCTCTATGTTGTTCATCAGGCTGCGGCCGCTGACCACCACCTTGCGCCCGAATTCGCTGGCCAGGTCGAACACTTCCTGGATGCGCTGGATGTGGCTGGAGAACAGCGTGACCACGATGCGCCCTTCCGCTTCGTCGAACAACTGGCGGAAGGTGTCCATGATCTCGCGTTCGCCCAGCGACTGGCCGTCACGCTCGATGTTGGTGGAGTCGGACAGCAGCAGGCGCACGCCCTCGTCCCCGGCAAAGTCGCGGAACAGCGCAAGGTCGGTGCCGGGGCCGGACAGGGGGTTGGGGTCGATCTTGAAGTCGCCGGTGTGCACCACGCGGCCCGCCGGGGTTTCCACGGCAAGGGCGTAGCCTTCGATGATGGAATGGCACACCGGCAGAAAGCGAAAGGTCATGTCGCCGAGCACCAGCGGCGCGTCGGGCGAGACGGGCACCAGTTCCACGCGGTCGGCCAGGCCGTGTTCGCGCAGCTTGTGTTCCACCAGGGCCAGGGTGAAGCGCGACCCGTAGATGGGGGCCTTCAGGTGGGGCATCAGCCACGGCAGCGCGCCGATGTGGTCCTCGTGCGCGTGGGTCAGCACGATGCCGCGCACCCGGTGGCGGTTCTGCAGCACATGGTCGAAGCGCGGAATAACCACGTCCACGCCAAGGTGGTAGTCTTCGGGGAACATCAGGCCGCAGTCCACCAGGACCATGGAGTCTGGCGTGGACCAGATCTGGCAGTTCAGGCCGATCTCTCCGAGTCCGCCAAGGGGGGTGATGGTCAGGTGCGGGGTCTGGTCCGCCATGCGAGGGGCTCCACTCTGGTTGCGCGTCTGGTGAGGTGCGAAAGGGCACGGGTCAGTTCCTCTTGCTATCGCAAAAAGACGGCTCTCACAAGGGGATGCGTTGTGCATGACGACCCGTGCCGTTTGTCTGAACAGTCCGTGGTGGACGGGGCGGGGCGCCATGCACGCGCGTGACACATGGTATTTGCAACCGTGGGCAGCGGGCCGCAGTGCGTTGCGGTCCGCATGGCGCGGCAATGCGCGGGGGGGGGGCGGCAGCGGCGGGATCGGAAAACGAAGGCCGCGCCACCCGGTAGGGCGGCGCGGCATCTGGTTGCCAGGCATGATAATTTCACATCGACAATGAACAACGAATGTTCAGCCGATGTTCAGCTGATGTTCAGTCGACGTCCAACGGATGTTCGACCATGTTCCGGTGCGGCGGGCTTGCAGGCCAGCCTACGCGGGCTTGCGGCGCACCTCGACCCCGGCCAGCTTTTCCCAGTGGCGGATCAGCGCGCCGTGGTCGGCGTCGCCCAGGCCGTCGGCCATCAGGGCCTGCATCACTTCCATCAGTTGGGCGGTCAGCGGCAGGGGGGCGTGCAGTTCGTGCGAGGTTTCCAGCACGTTGCCCAGGTCCTTGGCGTGCAGCTTGATGCGGAAGCCGGGGGTGAACTTGCCGTCCATGACCAGCGGGGCCTTGGCGTCCAGCACGGTGCTGCCCGCAAGGCCACCCCGGATGGCCTGGTAGACCAGATCCGGGTCCGCCCCGGCGCGGGTGGCCAGCACCAGCGCTTCGGACATGGCCGCGAT
It contains:
- a CDS encoding DegT/DnrJ/EryC1/StrS family aminotransferase, whose protein sequence is MRDTFLVFGQPLIEQAEMDEVLDSMKRAWIGTGPKVHQFEKDFAAYKGMPYAAAVNSCTAALQLSCLALDLARGDEVITTAMTFCASVNAIIHSGATPVLADVDPVTQNIDPADIERRITPRTKALLVVHFAGRACDMDPIMDIARRHNLAVIEDCAHAIETTYKGRQAGDIGDIGCFSFYATKNVVTGEGGMILSRDKARIDRMKIMGLHGMSADAWARFSDAGYKHYYVVDHGFKYNMMDMQAALGIHQLKRVEAYWKRREAVWQRYMQAFADLPVGLPAAPEPDTRHAYHLFAIRVNEARCGVSRDAMLPMMTARKIGVGVHYLAIPEHPYYQKNYGWNPDDYPNAVTYGRETISLPLSPKLSEQDVDDVIEAVRDIVTGKG
- the tsf gene encoding translation elongation factor Ts, producing the protein MAITAQMVKELREKTGAGMMDCKKALEENDGNLEKAVDWLRQKGLSKAAKKAGRATSEGVIGNYIHSTGKIAVLVEVKCETDFVARNEKFQEFAKNVAMQIAANNPAAVDAESVDPAIIEREREVYRQKAREEGKPENIIEKIVEGGIKKFYKEICLLEQPYIRDDKMTIRDLLNDVIATLGENVTIGRFVRMQLGAEEA
- the rpsB gene encoding 30S ribosomal protein S2, coding for MAYVSMKQMLETGVHFGHQTRRWNPKMRPFIFGARNGIHIIDLQQTVKLFRTAHDKVVDTVVNGGKVVFIGTKRQAQEAVAVEAGRASQFYVTNRWMGGTLTNFTTIQKSIDRLKKLEAMFADGTVNKYQKKEILRMQREMDKLLATLGGIKEMDRLPQLAFIVDPHREDIAVKECRKLGIPIVAVTDTNCDPDLIDFVIPGNDDAIRAIKLFVAAIADACMEGDAMRKERKGKDAEEELKKAAAPKAEAAPEAVADAPAAEAAAE
- a CDS encoding fumarylacetoacetate hydrolase family protein; protein product: MRVVRVQYKGSVFFGALQDDGVVCLNHQLGLKDPIPLAELSILPVVAPSKIICAGMNYRDHAAEIGFPVPDEPVFFLKAPTAVIGSGQPILVPQGVGRVDYEGELALVVGRQCRNISPDAVPANIFGYTCANDVTARDLQRRDGLFGRCKGYDTFCPVGPWIETDLSDTANLAVRTLVNGEVRQQGNTADMLFTPNEMVSAISRVMTLLPGDLILTGTPVGIGPIAPGDEVRVEIEQVGLLINPVLAAPDGDEHAEVPLQ
- a CDS encoding ribonuclease J, giving the protein MADQTPHLTITPLGGLGEIGLNCQIWSTPDSMVLVDCGLMFPEDYHLGVDVVIPRFDHVLQNRHRVRGIVLTHAHEDHIGALPWLMPHLKAPIYGSRFTLALVEHKLREHGLADRVELVPVSPDAPLVLGDMTFRFLPVCHSIIEGYALAVETPAGRVVHTGDFKIDPNPLSGPGTDLALFRDFAGDEGVRLLLSDSTNIERDGQSLGEREIMDTFRQLFDEAEGRIVVTLFSSHIQRIQEVFDLASEFGRKVVVSGRSLMNNIEIARNLGFLRAEAGMILDAVTMPPMADRDLVLLVTGSQGEPLSALSRIIMGEHKQLSIHRGDTVVMSSRFIPGNARAITKLINQLYRLGAEVYYDKVRSIHASGHAHRDELRAMIETVRPRYFVPVHGEYRHLVKHCRLAQECGVAQERTIILENGDPITLTPDSVRFEEHVPVEFILVDGKGVGDVGHSVLKERHILGGEGMVIVVLVVDEMGWEVLHGPEMLSKGFVFEQHYNHVLEDAKCIVLDIFENIPPGETERLQDRIRSSLRRFFRKVLERDPIVVPVVTTI